Proteins co-encoded in one Astatotilapia calliptera chromosome 18, fAstCal1.2, whole genome shotgun sequence genomic window:
- the klhl20 gene encoding kelch-like protein 20 isoform X1: MDAKPMRRATSARQDATGMDITSRCTLGDPNKLPEGVPQPARMPYVSDKHPRQTLEVINLLRKHRELCDVVLVVGAKKIYAHRVILSACSPYFRAMFTGELAESRQTEVVIRDIDERAMELLIDFAYTSQVTVEEGNVQTLLPAACLLQLAEIQEACCEFLKRQLDPSNCLGIRAFADTHSCRELLRIADKFTQHNFQEVMESEEFMLLPANQLIDIISSDELNVRSEEQVFNAVMAWVKYSIQERRPQLPQVLQHVRLPLLSPKFLVGTVGSDPLIKSDEECRDLVDEAKNYLLLPQERPLMQGPRTRPRKPIRCGEVLFAVGGWCSGDAISSVERYDPQTNEWRMVASMSKRRCGVGVSVLDDLLYAVGGHDGSSYLNSVERYDPKTNQWSSDVAPTSTCRTSVGVAVLGGYLYAVGGQDGVSCLNIVERYDPKENKWTRVASMSTRRLGVAVAVLGGFLYAVGGSDGTSPLNTVERYNPQENRWHTVSPMGTRRKHLGCAVYQDMIYSVGGRDDTTELSSAERYNPRTNQWSPVVAMTSRRSGVGLAVVNGQLMAVGGFDGTTYLKTIEVYDPDANTWRLYGGMNYRRLGGGVGVIKMTHCESHIW; the protein is encoded by the exons ATGGATGCAAAGCCAATGCGCAG GGCCACCAGCGCACGTCAGGACGCCACTGGAATGGACATCACCAGCCGCTGTACTCTGGGGGACCCCAACAAGCTCCCTGAAGGGGTCCCCCAGCCTGCACGCATGCCCTACGTCTCAGACAAACACCCGAGGCAGACCCTGGAGGTGATCAACCTGCTGAGAAAACACCGGGAGCTCTGTGACGTGGTGCTGGTGGTGGGTGCCAAGAAGATCTACGCACACCGTGTGATCCTCTCTGCCTGCAGCCCCTATTTCAG GGCCATGTTTACTGGAGAGCTGGCAGAGAGCAGGCAGACGGAAGTGGTTATTCGTGACATTGATGAGAGAGCCATGGAGCTGCTGATTGACTTTGCTTATACATCACAG GTGACTGTAGAGGAGGGGAATGTCCAGACGCTGCTCCCTGCAGCCTGCCTCCTCCAGCTTGCTGAGATCCAGGAGGCGTGCTGCGAGTTCCTTAAGAGGCAGCTGGATCCATCTAACTGCCTGGGCATCAGGGCCTTTGCTGACACACACTCCTGCCGCGAGCTGCTCCGCATTGCAGATAAGTTCACCCAGCACAATTTTCAGGAG GTAATGGAAAGTGAGGAGTTCATGCTCCTGCCTGCCAACCAGCTCATTGACATAATCTCCAGTGATGAGTTGAACGTGCGGAGTGAGGAGCAGGTTTTCAATGCCGTGATGGCCTGGGTGAAATACAGCATCCAGGAGCGAAGACCTCAGCTACCCCAG GTCCTACAGCATGTCCGCCTGCCACTCCTCAGCCCCAAGTTCCTCGTGGGCACAGTGGGTTCAGATCCACTCATCAAGAGTGACGAGGAGTGCAG AGACTTGGTGGATGAGGCCAAGAATTACCTGCTGCTACCACAGGAGAGACCGCTAATGCAGGGTCCCAGAACCCGACCCAGGAAACCCATCCGATGTGGAGAGGTCCTTTTTGCAG TTGGAGGTTGGTGCAGCGGTGACGCTATTTccagtgtggagcgctatgaTCCGCAGACTAATGAGTGGCGGATGGTAGCTTCAATGAGTAAGCGGCGATGTGGAGTTGGTGTCAGTGTCCTGGATGATCTATTGTATGCAGTGGGAGGTCACGATGGCTCGTCATATCTCAACTCTGTGGAGAG ATACGATCCTAAAACCAACCAGTGGAGCAGCGATGTGGCCCCCACCAGTACTTGTCGCACCAGTGTTGGCGTCGCTGTACTTGGAGGATATCTGTATGCAGTGGGAGGGCAGGATGGAGTTTCCTGTCTCAACATAGTTGAAAG GTATGATCCCAAGGAGAACAAATGGACTCGTGTCGCATCCATGAGCACCAGGCGACTGGGTGTAGCTGTGGCTGTACTGGGAGGATTTCTATATGCTGTAGGAGGATCTGATGGGACATCTCCATTAAACACAG TGGAGCGCTACAACCCTCAAGAGAACCGCTGGCACACAGTGTCCCCCATGGGAACCAGAAGAAAGCACCTTGGCTGTGCGGTCTATCAGGACATGATTTACTCTGTGGGAGGTAGAGACGACACCACAGAGCTAAGCAGCGCAGAGCGATACAACCCCAGGACCAATCAATGGTCTCCTGTAGTGGCAATGACGTCCAGACGGAGTGGG GTGGGCTTAGCAGTGGTTAATGGTCAACTGATGGCAGTTGGAGGCTTTGATGGCACGACGTATCTGAAAACTATAGAAGTCTATGACCCTGACGCCAACACGTGGAG GTTGTACGGAGGAATGAACTACCGCCGGTTAGGTGGAGGAGTGGGCGTCATTAAAATGACTCACTGTGAATCCCATATTTGGTAA
- the klhl20 gene encoding kelch-like protein 20 isoform X2 — protein MPYVSDKHPRQTLEVINLLRKHRELCDVVLVVGAKKIYAHRVILSACSPYFRAMFTGELAESRQTEVVIRDIDERAMELLIDFAYTSQVTVEEGNVQTLLPAACLLQLAEIQEACCEFLKRQLDPSNCLGIRAFADTHSCRELLRIADKFTQHNFQEVMESEEFMLLPANQLIDIISSDELNVRSEEQVFNAVMAWVKYSIQERRPQLPQVLQHVRLPLLSPKFLVGTVGSDPLIKSDEECRDLVDEAKNYLLLPQERPLMQGPRTRPRKPIRCGEVLFAVGGWCSGDAISSVERYDPQTNEWRMVASMSKRRCGVGVSVLDDLLYAVGGHDGSSYLNSVERYDPKTNQWSSDVAPTSTCRTSVGVAVLGGYLYAVGGQDGVSCLNIVERYDPKENKWTRVASMSTRRLGVAVAVLGGFLYAVGGSDGTSPLNTVERYNPQENRWHTVSPMGTRRKHLGCAVYQDMIYSVGGRDDTTELSSAERYNPRTNQWSPVVAMTSRRSGVGLAVVNGQLMAVGGFDGTTYLKTIEVYDPDANTWRLYGGMNYRRLGGGVGVIKMTHCESHIW, from the exons ATGCCCTACGTCTCAGACAAACACCCGAGGCAGACCCTGGAGGTGATCAACCTGCTGAGAAAACACCGGGAGCTCTGTGACGTGGTGCTGGTGGTGGGTGCCAAGAAGATCTACGCACACCGTGTGATCCTCTCTGCCTGCAGCCCCTATTTCAG GGCCATGTTTACTGGAGAGCTGGCAGAGAGCAGGCAGACGGAAGTGGTTATTCGTGACATTGATGAGAGAGCCATGGAGCTGCTGATTGACTTTGCTTATACATCACAG GTGACTGTAGAGGAGGGGAATGTCCAGACGCTGCTCCCTGCAGCCTGCCTCCTCCAGCTTGCTGAGATCCAGGAGGCGTGCTGCGAGTTCCTTAAGAGGCAGCTGGATCCATCTAACTGCCTGGGCATCAGGGCCTTTGCTGACACACACTCCTGCCGCGAGCTGCTCCGCATTGCAGATAAGTTCACCCAGCACAATTTTCAGGAG GTAATGGAAAGTGAGGAGTTCATGCTCCTGCCTGCCAACCAGCTCATTGACATAATCTCCAGTGATGAGTTGAACGTGCGGAGTGAGGAGCAGGTTTTCAATGCCGTGATGGCCTGGGTGAAATACAGCATCCAGGAGCGAAGACCTCAGCTACCCCAG GTCCTACAGCATGTCCGCCTGCCACTCCTCAGCCCCAAGTTCCTCGTGGGCACAGTGGGTTCAGATCCACTCATCAAGAGTGACGAGGAGTGCAG AGACTTGGTGGATGAGGCCAAGAATTACCTGCTGCTACCACAGGAGAGACCGCTAATGCAGGGTCCCAGAACCCGACCCAGGAAACCCATCCGATGTGGAGAGGTCCTTTTTGCAG TTGGAGGTTGGTGCAGCGGTGACGCTATTTccagtgtggagcgctatgaTCCGCAGACTAATGAGTGGCGGATGGTAGCTTCAATGAGTAAGCGGCGATGTGGAGTTGGTGTCAGTGTCCTGGATGATCTATTGTATGCAGTGGGAGGTCACGATGGCTCGTCATATCTCAACTCTGTGGAGAG ATACGATCCTAAAACCAACCAGTGGAGCAGCGATGTGGCCCCCACCAGTACTTGTCGCACCAGTGTTGGCGTCGCTGTACTTGGAGGATATCTGTATGCAGTGGGAGGGCAGGATGGAGTTTCCTGTCTCAACATAGTTGAAAG GTATGATCCCAAGGAGAACAAATGGACTCGTGTCGCATCCATGAGCACCAGGCGACTGGGTGTAGCTGTGGCTGTACTGGGAGGATTTCTATATGCTGTAGGAGGATCTGATGGGACATCTCCATTAAACACAG TGGAGCGCTACAACCCTCAAGAGAACCGCTGGCACACAGTGTCCCCCATGGGAACCAGAAGAAAGCACCTTGGCTGTGCGGTCTATCAGGACATGATTTACTCTGTGGGAGGTAGAGACGACACCACAGAGCTAAGCAGCGCAGAGCGATACAACCCCAGGACCAATCAATGGTCTCCTGTAGTGGCAATGACGTCCAGACGGAGTGGG GTGGGCTTAGCAGTGGTTAATGGTCAACTGATGGCAGTTGGAGGCTTTGATGGCACGACGTATCTGAAAACTATAGAAGTCTATGACCCTGACGCCAACACGTGGAG GTTGTACGGAGGAATGAACTACCGCCGGTTAGGTGGAGGAGTGGGCGTCATTAAAATGACTCACTGTGAATCCCATATTTGGTAA